CTACCAAAAGAACCTGAAAAACCAATTACTTCTTCAAGTCCTGAAGAAGGAGTCAAGGACCTTATCTTCCAACTTCCAAGTTTAGAAATTGTTAAAAGAACAATTCCATTTAATACTATCCGTCGTGAAAATCCACAATTAGATCACGGGAAAGAACAAATTCTATCCGAAGGGAAAGATGGTCTACTTGTCGAGTACGTCGAAGTAGATGGTAGTAATCGCAGAGTGGTCCAAACTGAATCAACTCCAGCTCTAGACCGAGTGATTGAAGTTGGGACTCAACAAAGATCTGTAGGAACAGATACATCTCCAACAGTAACTCTTCCTGAGACTGAGCTACCAAGAAAAGCAGAAAAATCTTCTCCTGCTATTGTGACAAAAGATTCACCAACAAAAACTGAAAAAGTAGTTCCTACTGTTGTAACAGAGGATTCACCAGCAAAAGATGAAAAAGCCCCTATTACCACTACAGTTAAACAAAACAAGGAAAAACAACTCCCAGAAACTGGAGAGCAAGAAGCAAATGCCTTCTTATTCTTAGCTGCTATTACTTCAGTCTTGTCTCTACTCATCTTCCAAAAGAATTTCAAAGACTAATTAAAATCTTTACTTCATTCTTTTCAATGATTCTAGTTCCCCCAAAGAGAAGACCAGCCGGTCTTCTCTTTTTCTATATATAAATCAAAAAACATCCATAAATTTCTATGGATGTCTTAGTATATATAAAACAGAATGATTCTGGCCGCCCCGTTACTAGTTTATTATTTCTTTAGAATAACTCTGCTGAATAATAAACTTTAATCCGCTTTAAAAATTCTTGCGCCACAAGAGAAAGATAGCGACTTTCCTTCCAGACTAATATCGTCTCAAAGTTGAGAGAAGGCTCCATAGGGACAAAAGTTCCCTCAGCATCGATTCTGTTTTTGACAGCCCCCTCAATACAGACTAGAGCCCCAAGTTCCTGCTCCAAATCCTATAACTGACGACTGAGTGTCGGCTGAGTAATCATCAGCTTCTCAGCTGCCTTGGAGATACTCCCCTCCTCAGCAATAGTAATAAAATAACGAAGCACTCTTAACTCTATGCCATCCTCCTAATTTTCCTCATAAGATTTAAACGGTTGATTCTTCTCAGGATATCGATCTGGTGTAATGGCGAGTCCCATTTGCTCTTTTTCGTGATATAACTCTTTCATAAGCGACCACATCATCAACACTAGTACTATGGAAAATGGCAAAGCGACAATAATGAGCGTGTTTTGTAAAGCTGTCAATCCACCAGAAAACATGAGTGCAATAGCAATCAAGGCCAGCATGACACCCCAAATCACCTTTTTACGATTACTTGGTTTTAGATTGCCATCTTCAGACAACATGGCCAAAACATAGGTGGCAGAATCCGCTGAGGTCACAAAGAAGGTTAAAACTAAAATAATTGCCAGGAGTGAAAGGACACTTCCCAGAGGATATTCATTAAAAGATGCAAAAAGAATTTCTTCTGTGGCAAAATGTATCAAATCAACCCCCGAATCTTGTAGTGAAGTAGATAAGGTACCAAAAGCAGAAAACCAGATAAAACTAAGGACTGTTGGTGTCAAAAGCACTACTGTCAAAAATTCGCGAATAGTCCGACCTTTTGAGATACGGGCAATAAAGACGCCCACAAAAGGTGACCAGGAAATCCACCATGCCCAGTAAAAAATGGTCCATTGGTTAATCCAATCCCGCTTGGTCTCATCAAAAGCCGCCGCCCGAAAACTCATACGGAAGAAGTTTTGAAAATAAAGGCCGATAGAGTCTGTCATGGTGTCAAATATCTTAACCGTTGGCCCCAAAACTATGACTCCAGCAAGCAAGACAACAGCTAAAATCAAGTTTGTATTAGATAGGATTTTAACACCCTTTCCTAAACCTGATAAGGCTGAAATAAGAAAAAGAATTGTCGCAATGATGATAATGATGACTTGCACAAGACTATTATTAGGAATACCAAAGACATAGGAGAGACCACCATTGATTTGTGAGGCACCAAAGCCGAGCGTTGTCGCTACCCCAATCACTGTTGCAATAATGGTGATGGTATCGATAATGGTTGCTATTGGTCCGTCCGCATATTTTCCAAAAAGAGGCTTAAAGACGACTGAGAGCTGATATTTCTCCCGTTTACGAAAGCCAAAATAAGCCAAAGACAATCCCACCAGAGCATAGACCGCCCAAGCATGAAATCCCCAATGAAAAAAAGTAAAGCGAAAAGCATCTGCGAGAGCATCCGCACTGCCTATTTCTGCATTGGGCGTCGAGATAGCAAAGTGACTCAAAGGCTCTGCTGCCCCATAGAAGACCAGACCAATCCCCATTCCAGCAGAAAACATCATGGCAATCCATGACGTCGTCGAATGCTCTGGCCGACTCGTGGGATTACCCAAACGAATCTGCCCTATCGGACTTACAATTAAAAAGACACAAAAAACTAAAATCCCCGTAACCAATAACAAGTAAAACCAGCCAACACTAGTTGTTAAGAGATTTTTTAAATAAGAACTAATATTTTGAAACTGCTGGGGAACAAAGAGCCCTAACAAGACTAAAATAAATATGATGACGAGTGAAAGCTGAAAAACTTTTGTTATTTTAGAACGCTTCACCATTTTACCTCCTTATGTGTTCTTAGTTATAGAAAGTTTTTGAGAAAACTTAAAATTCTATATAATTTTATTATAACACAAAACCTTTTAGATATAGTTTGTATAAGCAGATGACAATTTCTTTTTTGTTCTCTCGGTACAAATAGCAATAATTTTGTAATATCAAAGCTCATCTAGTATTTTTTCTATTTTACTCAAGTACCTTTTATTTAATATCTTCACTAATTCCTCCAATTTCCTCACCGCATTTTCGTATTCTTCGATTTTATTGTCTAGCTGATTCTGTAACCATTTAATCTCAGATTCAATCTGTCCAATCGTTATGTCCTGCGATAAATTCATTTTAGAACATTCATACTTAGCTAGTCTCTTGATATCTTGATTCTCACTTTGTAAGCTTACAACGATTTCTGCCATCTTGTTTAAAGTGGCAGTATTTTCTTGCAGATTTGTAAAATTGCCAGCTGCCCAGAACTTTCCAGTTTTAACAGCTAACGATAA
This window of the Streptococcus sp. 116-D4 genome carries:
- a CDS encoding BCCT family transporter, whose protein sequence is MVKRSKITKVFQLSLVIIFILVLLGLFVPQQFQNISSYLKNLLTTSVGWFYLLLVTGILVFCVFLIVSPIGQIRLGNPTSRPEHSTTSWIAMMFSAGMGIGLVFYGAAEPLSHFAISTPNAEIGSADALADAFRFTFFHWGFHAWAVYALVGLSLAYFGFRKREKYQLSVVFKPLFGKYADGPIATIIDTITIIATVIGVATTLGFGASQINGGLSYVFGIPNNSLVQVIIIIIATILFLISALSGLGKGVKILSNTNLILAVVLLAGVIVLGPTVKIFDTMTDSIGLYFQNFFRMSFRAAAFDETKRDWINQWTIFYWAWWISWSPFVGVFIARISKGRTIREFLTVVLLTPTVLSFIWFSAFGTLSTSLQDSGVDLIHFATEEILFASFNEYPLGSVLSLLAIILVLTFFVTSADSATYVLAMLSEDGNLKPSNRKKVIWGVMLALIAIALMFSGGLTALQNTLIIVALPFSIVLVLMMWSLMKELYHEKEQMGLAITPDRYPEKNQPFKSYEEN